A genomic region of Photobacterium swingsii contains the following coding sequences:
- the rffG gene encoding dTDP-glucose 4,6-dehydratase translates to MKILVTGGAGFIGSAVIRHIIKHTSDSVLNVDKLTYAGNLESLSDIDSNERYSFEQVDICDRQELDRLFTTYNPDAVMHLAAESHVDRSIDGPAAFIETNIVGTYTLLEATRAYWNSLNNDAKSAFRFHHISTDEVYGDLEGTDDLFTETTSYEPSSPYSASKASSDHLVRAWLRTYGLPTIVTNCSNNYGPYHFPEKLIPLMILNALDGKSLPVYGNGMQIRDWLFVEDHARALYKVVTEGVVGETYNIGGHNEKANIDVVKTICSLLEELVPNKPQGVNQYLDLITYVTDRPGHDVRYAIDASKVERELGWKPEETFESGIRKTVEWYLNNKQWWSRVLDGSYAGERLGVSSTTVTSENVANENVANEGVANEGVANEKVVNKVVK, encoded by the coding sequence ATGAAAATTTTAGTAACAGGCGGCGCAGGGTTCATAGGTTCTGCAGTTATCCGCCATATTATCAAACATACATCAGATTCTGTACTCAACGTAGATAAACTCACTTATGCTGGCAATCTTGAGTCACTTTCAGACATCGATAGCAATGAACGTTACTCATTTGAACAGGTCGATATTTGCGATCGCCAAGAGTTAGATCGCTTGTTTACCACTTACAACCCAGATGCTGTAATGCACTTGGCCGCCGAAAGCCATGTAGACCGTTCTATTGATGGGCCCGCTGCTTTTATTGAAACCAATATCGTTGGTACCTATACCCTGCTTGAGGCGACACGCGCTTACTGGAATAGCCTAAATAATGACGCTAAGTCCGCATTTCGCTTTCACCATATCTCTACCGATGAAGTCTACGGTGATTTAGAAGGGACAGATGATTTATTTACTGAGACAACGTCTTACGAACCTTCAAGCCCGTACTCAGCATCAAAAGCTTCTTCTGACCACTTGGTTCGTGCCTGGTTACGTACATACGGCTTACCTACTATTGTTACTAACTGCTCGAATAACTACGGCCCTTACCATTTTCCTGAAAAGCTGATCCCATTAATGATTTTAAATGCTTTAGATGGTAAATCATTACCTGTCTATGGCAACGGTATGCAAATCCGAGATTGGTTATTTGTTGAAGACCATGCTCGTGCTTTATACAAAGTGGTGACAGAAGGCGTGGTCGGTGAAACCTATAATATTGGCGGCCATAATGAGAAAGCCAATATCGATGTCGTCAAAACGATTTGTTCTTTGCTTGAAGAATTAGTACCCAATAAACCGCAAGGCGTTAATCAGTATCTTGATTTAATTACTTACGTAACGGACCGTCCAGGACATGATGTTCGTTATGCGATTGATGCATCTAAAGTTGAGCGTGAATTAGGCTGGAAGCCAGAAGAAACCTTTGAGTCAGGTATTCGTAAAACGGTTGAATGGTATTTAAACAATAAACAATGGTGGTCGCGCGTTTTAGACGGCTCTTATGCTGGAGAACGTTTAGGTGTATCGAGCACGACTGTTACGAGTGAAAACGTTGCAAATGAAAACGTTGCAAATGAAGGCGTTGCAAATGAAGGCGTTGCAAACGAAAAAGTTGTAAATAAGGTAGTTAAGTGA